A genomic segment from Chrysemys picta bellii isolate R12L10 chromosome 11, ASM1138683v2, whole genome shotgun sequence encodes:
- the LOC101934553 gene encoding testis-specific serine/threonine-protein kinase 6-like, whose amino-acid sequence MSGGSQGEKLLSNLGYKLGRTLGEGSYSKVRVATSAKYKGPLAVKVVDRHQAPPDFVHKFLPRELSILRMIRHPHIVRIFEFIEVCNGKLYIVMEAASTDLLQLVQRLGRLPCVPEARDIFGQIVGAVRYLHDRNLVHRDLKCENVLLTSDGRQAKLTDFGFSKEARGYPDLSTTYCGSAAYASPEVLLGIPYDAKKYDIWSLGVVLYVMVTGCMPFDDTHVLSMPRRQKKGVLYPDGLPPLPEPCKTLIAQLLQFSPASRPGVGQVAKNCWLKGDV is encoded by the coding sequence ATGTCAGGGGGCTCCCAAGGGGAAAAGTTGCTGAGTAATCTGGGCTACAAGCTAGGCCGTACCCTGGGTGAGGGCAGTTACTCTAAGGTGAGGGTGGCCACCTCAGCCAAGTACAAGGGCCCGCTAGCTGTCAAGGTAGTGGATCGGCACCAGGCACCCCCCGACTTTGTACACAAGTTTCTGCCACGGGAGCTCTCCATCCTGCGGATGATCCGGCATCCTCACATTGTACGGATCTTTGAGTTCATCGAGGTCTGCAATGGGAAACTCTACATCGTGATGGAAGCAGCGTCCACGGATCTGCTCCAGCTGGTGCAGCGGCTGGGGAGACTACCTTGTGTCCCCGAGGCCCGGGACATCTTTGGACAGATCGTGGGTGCCGTGCGCTACCTGCATGACCGGAACCTGGTGCACCGGGACCTCAAGTGTGAGAAcgtcttgctcacctctgatggCCGCCAGGCAAAGCTCACTGACTTTGGCTTTAGCAAAGAGGCACGTGGCTACCCAGACCTGAGCACTACCTACTGCGGATCAGCTGCCTATGCCTCCCCCGAGGTGCTGCTGGGCATTCCCTACGACGCCAAGAAGTACGACATATGGAGCTTGGGCGTGGTGCTGTATGTGATGGTGACTGGCTGCATGCCCTTTGACGACACCCACGTCCTCAGCATGCCCCGCCGCCAGAAGAAGGGGGTTCTCTACCCTGATGGTCTTCCtcctctgcctgagccctgcaaaaCCCTCATCGCCCAGCTGCTCCAGTTCAGCCCAGCCTCCCGGCCTGGGGTGGGACAGGTGGCCAAGAACTGCTGGCTGAAAGGGGATGTCTAA
- the NABP1 gene encoding SOSS complex subunit B2 yields MSMANDTYHFIKDIKPGLKNLNVVFIVLEIGRVTKTKDGHEVRSCKVADKTGSITISVWDEIGSLIQPGDIIRLTKGYASLWKGCLTLYTGRGGELQKIGEFCMVYSEVPNFSEPNSDHLGQHNKLAQGEQNNSSSSSNLGTYTFGPVGNGLQTGPESSGFPLAYNHAHSYAGTGRANGRGPVNPPIPASNNIQPLLTAVNNGRDPRRAFKR; encoded by the exons ATGAGCATGGCAAACGACACGTACCACTTTATAAAAGACATAAAACCCGGACTGAAAAACTTAAATGTCGTCTTTATTGTGCTGGAAATCG GACGAGTTACCAAAACCAAAGATGGACATGAGGTGAGATCGTGTAAAGTAGCAGACAAAACTGGCAGCATCACAATTTCAGTGTGGGATGAAATCGGAAGTCTCATACAGCCAGGGGACATTATTCGATTGACCAAAGG GTATGCGTCTCTGTGGAAAGGATGCCTGACGCTTTACACAGGAAGAGGAGGCGAGCTACAGAAAATTGGGGA GTTTTGTATGGTATACTCGGAAGTGCCAAACTTCAGTGAGCCCAACTCAGACCACCTTGGGCAGCACAACAAGCTG GCACAGGGTGAACAGAATAATAGTTCTTCATCAAGTAATTTGGGTACTTATACTTTCGGGCCAGTGG GAAATGGTTTGCAAACGGGACCTGAATCCAGTGGATTCCCATTGGCCTACAATCATGCCCACTCCTATGCAGGTACTGGGAGAGCCAATGGACGAGGACCTGTAAATCCACCGATCCCAGCATCTAATAATATTCAGCCCCTTCTAACAGCAGTAAATAACGGGAGGGACCCACGCAGAGCCTTTAAAAGATGA